From Prochlorococcus sp. MIT 1223, the proteins below share one genomic window:
- the bcp gene encoding thioredoxin-dependent thiol peroxidase produces the protein MSLKVGDLAPDFTLPDQDGNLVKLSSLKGERVILYFYPKDDTPGCTKEACSFRDSWSIFESKGIKVFGISKDPSSSHIKFIDKYQLPFILLTDSEPCPVASSFGSYGLKKFMGREYMGMMRHTFVISPDGRIELIYLKVKAEKMAHQILLDLGLS, from the coding sequence ATGTCCTTAAAAGTCGGGGATCTTGCACCTGATTTCACTCTCCCTGATCAAGATGGGAATTTAGTGAAATTGTCATCACTTAAAGGAGAGAGGGTCATTCTTTATTTTTATCCTAAGGATGATACTCCTGGATGTACAAAAGAGGCTTGTAGCTTCAGAGACTCTTGGAGTATTTTTGAATCCAAGGGGATAAAGGTGTTTGGCATCAGTAAAGATCCCTCTAGTTCTCATATAAAGTTCATTGATAAATATCAACTCCCTTTTATACTCCTTACTGATTCAGAGCCTTGTCCAGTAGCAAGTTCTTTTGGAAGTTATGGACTAAAGAAATTCATGGGGAGAGAGTATATGGGAATGATGAGACATACTTTTGTGATTTCTCCTGATGGGAGAATCGAGTTGATTTATTTGAAAGTTAAAGCAGAAAAAATGGCTCATCAGATACTATTGGACTTAGGATTAAGTTAA
- a CDS encoding AAA family ATPase: MSKDLFTFHGEKALKSNAPLAERLRPETLDDFVGQESILAEGRLLRRAIAADRVGNLLLHGPPGVGKTTLARIIAANTSSHFSILNAVLVGIKELRHEVLEAQKRWNEYGLKTILFIDEVHRFNTSQQDALLPWVENGTLTLIGATTENPYFEVNKALVSRSRIFRLKNLDTDALHKLLTRALEDKTYGYGKKMVRVSSEASAHLVEVANGDARSLLNALELAVETTDPDENEIINIDLCIAEESIQETAVLYDKHGDAHFDTISAFIKSLRGSDPDAALFWLARMMEAGENPKFIFRRMLIAAGEDVGLADPQAIVVVEACASAFERIGLPEGLYLLAEAALYLATTEKSNSSMGFFEAVKSIRQVEAQKIPTHLRDPNRDQEAFGDGIGYRYPHAFAENWVAQQYLPDSLQGEVFWRPSKHGWEGDRRNKMLERRAAQFAAAEESLESHKLFLSSSQNEPVFEGWIERQLMQEGERLQKLLQKLWIDANLKTNDRVLIVGQSPLFWSLNSLSSVKEGGVFISTSSEEKLKVLAQLDILDPLLRPTLITIENLLSSDIPVNLKFELIGGRIKNEDLSDIKYSQFWNKISSISAPKTKLRLLVSQPSCGPLGSILESINESCIKNIDNKILQEVVSLEMTLLKKKNKSQFFFELLRQLRWKIKVDTWDETLIFKMTNSIEKRWLSQDSDYFKSILNEFDEEISVQLINLIKSVRGKDLKQKVSHYKIIGIYEGNY; encoded by the coding sequence TTGAGCAAAGATTTATTTACATTTCATGGTGAAAAAGCATTAAAGAGTAATGCTCCACTTGCTGAACGTTTAAGGCCAGAGACTTTAGACGATTTCGTTGGCCAAGAATCTATTTTAGCTGAGGGACGTTTATTGAGACGAGCTATAGCAGCAGATCGCGTGGGTAATTTGTTATTACATGGCCCACCAGGTGTAGGCAAAACAACTTTGGCAAGAATTATTGCAGCAAATACAAGTTCACATTTCAGTATTTTGAATGCTGTATTAGTAGGGATTAAAGAATTACGCCACGAAGTGTTAGAAGCGCAGAAAAGATGGAATGAGTATGGATTGAAAACAATTCTTTTTATCGATGAAGTGCATCGTTTCAATACTTCTCAACAGGATGCGTTGCTTCCATGGGTAGAAAACGGAACTTTGACACTGATTGGTGCAACTACTGAGAATCCTTATTTTGAAGTTAATAAAGCATTAGTAAGTCGATCAAGAATCTTTCGTTTAAAAAATTTGGATACAGACGCTCTTCACAAGTTACTTACACGCGCTCTTGAAGATAAAACATATGGTTATGGTAAGAAAATGGTCAGGGTAAGTTCTGAAGCATCCGCTCATTTGGTTGAAGTGGCAAATGGTGATGCGAGAAGTTTGCTTAATGCTCTTGAGCTTGCTGTTGAAACTACAGACCCCGATGAAAATGAAATTATCAATATAGATCTTTGTATTGCTGAAGAGTCGATCCAGGAAACAGCAGTTTTATATGACAAACATGGGGATGCTCATTTTGACACTATTAGTGCATTTATTAAGTCATTAAGAGGATCAGACCCTGATGCTGCATTATTTTGGTTGGCGCGAATGATGGAAGCAGGAGAAAATCCAAAGTTTATTTTTCGCAGAATGTTAATTGCGGCAGGTGAGGATGTTGGCTTAGCGGATCCTCAAGCAATAGTTGTTGTAGAAGCATGTGCTTCAGCTTTTGAAAGAATTGGATTACCAGAAGGACTTTATTTATTAGCAGAAGCAGCTCTTTATTTAGCTACAACTGAAAAAAGTAATAGTTCTATGGGTTTTTTTGAGGCAGTTAAATCGATCAGGCAGGTTGAGGCTCAGAAGATACCAACTCATCTGCGAGATCCTAATCGAGATCAAGAGGCATTTGGGGATGGAATTGGTTATCGTTACCCACATGCATTTGCTGAAAACTGGGTTGCACAGCAGTATTTGCCTGACTCACTGCAAGGTGAAGTTTTTTGGAGGCCATCCAAGCATGGATGGGAAGGTGATAGAAGAAATAAGATGCTTGAGAGAAGAGCAGCACAATTTGCTGCAGCTGAAGAGTCTCTTGAATCTCATAAATTATTTCTATCTTCTAGTCAAAATGAACCTGTATTTGAAGGCTGGATAGAGCGTCAGCTGATGCAAGAGGGCGAGAGACTTCAGAAATTACTTCAAAAATTATGGATTGATGCGAATCTCAAGACTAATGACAGAGTATTAATTGTGGGACAGAGTCCTTTGTTTTGGTCTCTTAATTCACTGAGTTCAGTTAAAGAAGGCGGAGTATTTATAAGCACTTCGTCAGAAGAAAAACTTAAGGTTTTAGCCCAATTAGATATATTGGATCCGCTGTTACGTCCCACTTTGATTACTATAGAGAACCTTTTATCAAGTGATATTCCTGTGAATTTAAAGTTTGAATTAATAGGAGGAAGAATAAAAAATGAAGATCTTTCTGATATAAAATATAGTCAATTCTGGAATAAGATTTCATCAATCTCTGCACCTAAAACAAAATTAAGATTATTAGTAAGTCAGCCTTCCTGTGGTCCATTGGGATCAATTTTAGAGAGTATAAATGAGAGTTGCATAAAGAATATAGATAATAAGATTCTGCAAGAAGTTGTTTCCTTAGAAATGACTTTATTGAAGAAAAAAAATAAATCACAGTTTTTTTTCGAGCTATTACGACAATTAAGATGGAAAATTAAAGTTGACACTTGGGATGAAACTTTAATTTTTAAAATGACAAACTCAATTGAGAAAAGATGGCTTTCTCAAGATAGTGATTACTTTAAATCAATTCTTAATGAATTTGATGAAGAGATTTCAGTGCAATTGATTAACCTAATAAAATCGGTAAGAGGAAAAGATTTAAAACAGAAGGTATCTCATTATAAAATAATTGGTATCTATGAGGGCAATTACTAG
- a CDS encoding alpha-D-glucose phosphate-specific phosphoglucomutase yields MLSEPKQVIVDLDSPFLDQKPGTSGLRKSTSQFHEPHFLESFIEATLRILPGVKGGTLVLGGDGRYGNKRAIDVIISMAAAHGIRKIITTTDGILSTPAASNLIRIKRAIGGIILSASHNPGGQDGDFGVKINGPNGGPANEILTNDIFTCTKSLSCYKKMTEYTKIDIHCSGTYQIGSMIVEVIDGISDYIDLMQNLFDFDQISSLIQNDFPVAFDAMNAVTGPYARRVFEELMSGGQGIVRNSVPLEDFGGCHPDPNLTYAKDLADALLKGDQYSFGAACDGDGDRNMILGRKCFVNPSDSLAVLTANASLVPAYSDGLFGVARSMPTSSAVDLVAKKLGINCFETPTGWKFFGNLLDDEKITLCGEESFGTGSNHVREKDGLWAVLFWLQILAEKKCSVDDLMKSHWLEFGRHYYSRHDYEAISSDVANQLYLRLEKLLPKLIGQTFAGRQINVADNFSYIDPIDNSITKNQGLRILLNDGSRVIIRLSGTGTKGATLRIYLESYVASNGNLNQNPQIALADLIKEIDLLAEISKRTGMRQPTVVT; encoded by the coding sequence ATTTTATCAGAACCCAAGCAGGTAATTGTCGACCTTGATTCACCTTTTCTTGATCAAAAGCCAGGTACTTCAGGATTAAGAAAAAGTACTTCTCAATTTCATGAACCTCATTTTTTGGAGAGTTTCATAGAAGCAACTTTACGAATACTTCCAGGAGTTAAGGGAGGTACTCTGGTCCTAGGAGGAGATGGTCGTTATGGGAATAAAAGGGCTATTGATGTCATTATTTCCATGGCTGCTGCTCATGGAATTAGAAAAATAATTACAACAACTGATGGAATTTTATCTACTCCTGCAGCGTCTAACCTTATTCGCATCAAAAGAGCAATAGGAGGTATTATTCTCTCAGCAAGTCATAACCCAGGCGGCCAAGATGGAGATTTTGGAGTAAAGATTAATGGTCCTAATGGTGGACCAGCAAATGAAATTTTAACTAATGATATTTTTACTTGCACTAAATCTCTTAGTTGTTATAAAAAAATGACTGAGTATACAAAGATAGACATACATTGTTCAGGAACCTATCAAATAGGATCTATGATTGTTGAAGTTATAGATGGTATAAGTGATTATATTGATTTAATGCAAAATCTTTTCGATTTTGATCAAATTAGTTCTCTTATTCAAAATGATTTTCCTGTAGCGTTTGATGCTATGAATGCGGTTACAGGACCATATGCGAGGCGTGTTTTTGAGGAGCTAATGTCTGGAGGGCAGGGAATAGTAAGAAACTCAGTTCCACTAGAAGATTTTGGAGGTTGCCACCCTGACCCGAACCTTACATATGCCAAAGACTTGGCAGATGCCTTATTAAAAGGTGATCAATACTCGTTTGGAGCTGCATGTGATGGAGACGGAGATAGGAATATGATTTTGGGACGGAAATGTTTTGTAAACCCTAGTGATAGCCTTGCTGTTTTAACTGCCAACGCATCTTTAGTACCCGCCTATTCCGATGGCCTTTTTGGTGTAGCCCGTTCTATGCCAACTAGTTCAGCAGTCGATTTAGTTGCGAAAAAATTAGGGATAAATTGTTTTGAGACTCCTACTGGTTGGAAATTTTTTGGCAATTTACTTGATGATGAGAAAATAACTCTTTGTGGAGAAGAGAGCTTTGGAACTGGTAGCAATCATGTTCGGGAAAAAGATGGACTGTGGGCAGTCTTATTTTGGCTGCAAATACTTGCAGAGAAAAAATGTTCTGTTGATGATTTGATGAAATCACATTGGCTAGAGTTTGGTAGACATTATTATTCTCGGCATGATTATGAAGCTATTTCTAGTGATGTTGCTAATCAACTTTATTTAAGATTAGAGAAACTATTGCCCAAATTAATTGGTCAAACTTTTGCAGGAAGACAGATAAATGTTGCTGATAATTTCAGCTATATTGATCCAATTGATAATTCTATTACTAAAAATCAGGGCCTAAGAATTTTATTAAATGATGGAAGCCGTGTGATAATAAGGTTATCTGGAACAGGTACCAAGGGAGCAACTCTAAGAATTTATTTAGAGAGTTATGTTGCATCAAATGGAAACTTAAATCAAAATCCGCAGATTGCCCTGGCTGATTTAATTAAAGAAATAGATTTACTAGCAGAAATTAGTAAGCGTACTGGTATGAGACAACCTACAGTAGTTACATAA
- a CDS encoding DUF4912 domain-containing protein, translating into MSQDKESLSSLTLRQLRQQASAVGVPLYSRKTKAALIKEIVLYQNKKEVEEKLVAKNSPNNLSQDFSNNPTDITKVVFLPRDPEWAYVFWEISEIDRNKALSRGATRLSLRLADVTGQESGGVNKGALREVTVDSHSTEWYLPIPLGDRDYQVELGYRYRSQWISLAFSSSAKVPSQRPSEVILDQFVPFSLDSPSSMPVENLIKGDSTDSGLHQRLYQSATNTYRKTRIGSEEFHEYSSLSEKTSNVTDSGAGLWASGRNESGIGLIPNDNSFWLVADAELIVYGATDPSATLKIGGEVVPLANDGTFRLQVPFRDGIQNYPIQAIDSVTQEQKNITMNFERTTPEDNTNPKDNPSKEWF; encoded by the coding sequence GTGAGTCAAGATAAAGAGTCACTATCTAGCCTTACCCTTCGTCAATTGCGTCAGCAAGCCAGTGCTGTAGGAGTGCCTTTATATAGCAGAAAAACGAAGGCAGCCTTGATAAAGGAAATCGTTTTATATCAAAACAAGAAAGAAGTAGAAGAAAAATTAGTTGCTAAAAATTCACCAAATAACCTTTCTCAAGATTTTTCTAACAACCCTACTGATATAACCAAGGTTGTTTTTCTGCCTAGGGATCCAGAATGGGCGTATGTATTTTGGGAGATCTCAGAAATAGATAGAAATAAAGCTTTGTCTCGAGGAGCTACACGTCTGTCGTTGCGTTTGGCTGATGTAACTGGTCAGGAATCAGGTGGTGTAAATAAGGGTGCTTTACGAGAGGTTACTGTTGATAGTCATAGCACTGAATGGTATTTGCCCATACCTCTTGGAGATCGGGATTATCAGGTAGAACTTGGATATAGATATAGGTCGCAATGGATTTCTTTGGCTTTTTCTTCCTCAGCAAAAGTTCCTTCTCAACGACCTAGCGAAGTAATTCTTGATCAATTTGTACCCTTTAGTTTAGATTCACCTAGCTCAATGCCTGTTGAAAATCTAATCAAAGGTGATTCCACAGATAGTGGATTGCACCAACGTTTATATCAATCTGCAACCAATACTTATAGAAAAACAAGAATAGGATCTGAAGAATTTCATGAATATTCTTCATTATCTGAAAAAACTTCCAATGTTACTGACTCAGGTGCTGGATTATGGGCTAGCGGTAGAAACGAGTCAGGTATAGGTTTGATCCCCAATGATAATTCATTTTGGCTGGTTGCTGATGCAGAATTAATTGTTTATGGAGCTACTGATCCATCAGCGACATTAAAGATAGGAGGAGAAGTAGTGCCTCTCGCTAATGATGGAACCTTCAGGTTACAAGTACCATTTAGAGATGGAATTCAGAATTATCCAATTCAAGCAATTGATTCCGTGACTCAAGAGCAAAAAAATATAACTATGAATTTTGAAAGAACTACTCCGGAAGACAACACAAATCCAAAGGATAACCCTTCAAAAGAATGGTTTTAA
- a CDS encoding winged helix-turn-helix transcriptional regulator: MIGQVQVPTREAALSLLLEKGELSASSLSLSLGISVQAIRRHLRSLQNDGLVESISISLGPGRPSNVWHLTSKGHHCFFNEKGSEKFALELLDSIEKRLSPNILKDLLNTQAFEKAILYRRKIGLGKVQDRLRKLIELRIEEGHKADFYKCKDDSLSWYLNAFHCSIKGIAESFPVVCDQELQLIRYIFPDCNVERVQWRIDEAKTCGFKITPNKI, encoded by the coding sequence ATGATTGGACAGGTTCAAGTCCCCACTAGAGAAGCTGCTCTCTCTTTGCTTTTAGAGAAGGGAGAGTTGAGTGCATCTAGCCTGTCCTTGTCTTTGGGTATTTCTGTTCAGGCGATTAGGCGCCATTTGAGAAGTTTGCAGAATGATGGTTTAGTTGAGTCTATTTCTATATCTTTAGGACCAGGTAGACCTTCAAATGTATGGCATTTAACTTCAAAAGGTCATCATTGTTTTTTTAATGAAAAAGGTAGTGAAAAATTTGCTTTAGAATTATTGGATTCGATTGAAAAAAGATTATCTCCCAATATTCTTAAAGACTTATTAAATACACAGGCTTTTGAAAAAGCTATTTTATATAGAAGGAAGATAGGTTTAGGTAAAGTTCAAGATCGATTAAGAAAGCTTATAGAATTGAGGATTGAAGAAGGTCATAAGGCTGATTTTTATAAATGCAAGGATGATTCTCTCAGTTGGTACTTAAATGCTTTTCATTGCTCTATTAAGGGAATCGCAGAGAGTTTTCCAGTGGTTTGTGACCAGGAATTACAATTAATTCGTTATATATTCCCAGACTGTAACGTTGAACGTGTCCAATGGAGAATTGATGAAGCTAAAACTTGCGGATTTAAGATTACGCCTAATAAAATTTAA
- the sufB gene encoding Fe-S cluster assembly protein SufB: protein MNNSNTVEKLVSKPYKYGFITDIETEKIRKGINEDVIKLISSKKNEPEFLLKFRLRAYNQWLKMKEPEWALLNYPKINYQDIIYYAAPKQSEKKESLDEVDPKLLETFEKLGIPISEQKRLTNVAVDAVFDSVSIATTYKEKLAEHGVIFCSITEAIKEYPELIEKYLGSVVPINDNFFAALNSAVFSDGSFVFIPKGVSCPMDLSSYFRINSGDTGQFERTLIIAEDRASVSYLEGCTAPMFDTNTLHAAVVELIALEDSSIKYSTVQNWYAGNEEGVGGIYNFVTKRGQCRGKRSKISWSQVETGSAITWKYPSCILQGDESVGEFYSVALTNNHQKADTGSKMIHIGKKTRSTIVSKGISAGNSKNSYRGLVHIGAQAKGARNYSQCDSMLIGDKAAANTYPYIHSGQPQSNIEHEASTCRISEDQLFYLQSRGIVFEEAISMMVSGFCQDVFTQLPMEFAAEADKLLALKLEGSVG from the coding sequence ATGAATAATTCCAATACAGTAGAAAAACTTGTTTCAAAGCCATATAAATATGGATTTATCACAGATATAGAAACTGAGAAAATAAGAAAAGGTATAAATGAAGATGTAATTAAGCTTATTTCAAGTAAAAAAAATGAACCTGAATTCCTTCTTAAATTCAGATTAAGAGCATATAATCAATGGTTAAAGATGAAAGAGCCTGAATGGGCTTTATTAAATTATCCAAAAATCAATTATCAAGATATTATTTATTACGCAGCGCCTAAACAAAGTGAGAAAAAAGAGAGCTTGGACGAGGTTGACCCAAAATTATTAGAAACATTTGAAAAACTTGGCATTCCAATAAGTGAACAAAAGCGTTTAACAAATGTTGCTGTTGATGCTGTTTTTGATAGTGTCTCAATAGCAACTACATATAAAGAAAAGCTTGCAGAACATGGAGTAATATTTTGCTCAATTACAGAAGCTATTAAAGAATACCCTGAGTTAATTGAAAAGTATTTAGGCAGTGTGGTGCCTATTAATGACAACTTTTTCGCTGCTTTAAACTCAGCTGTATTTAGTGATGGCTCTTTTGTTTTTATACCAAAAGGCGTCAGTTGTCCAATGGACTTATCTTCATACTTCAGAATCAACTCTGGAGATACAGGGCAATTTGAAAGAACATTAATAATTGCGGAAGACCGAGCTTCAGTTAGCTATTTAGAAGGATGCACTGCACCAATGTTTGACACTAATACTCTTCATGCCGCTGTTGTAGAACTGATAGCTCTTGAGGATTCATCTATCAAGTATTCGACTGTGCAAAACTGGTATGCAGGGAATGAAGAAGGTGTTGGAGGTATTTATAACTTTGTCACCAAGAGAGGTCAATGCCGAGGGAAAAGGAGCAAGATCAGCTGGTCACAAGTCGAAACCGGTTCAGCTATTACATGGAAATATCCAAGTTGTATTTTGCAAGGAGACGAGTCAGTAGGCGAATTTTACTCCGTAGCTCTTACCAATAATCATCAAAAAGCTGATACAGGAAGCAAAATGATTCATATTGGAAAGAAAACTCGTTCTACTATCGTAAGTAAAGGTATAAGTGCAGGTAATTCCAAAAATAGTTATAGAGGACTTGTTCATATAGGAGCTCAAGCCAAAGGTGCAAGAAACTACAGTCAATGCGATTCAATGTTAATAGGAGACAAAGCTGCAGCGAATACTTATCCCTATATTCATTCAGGGCAACCTCAATCAAATATTGAACATGAAGCAAGCACATGCAGAATTTCTGAAGACCAATTATTTTATTTGCAAAGTCGAGGGATAGTCTTTGAAGAAGCCATTTCCATGATGGTAAGTGGATTTTGTCAAGATGTATTCACTCAATTACCTATGGAGTTTGCTGCAGAAGCTGACAAATTACTTGCTCTAAAGCTAGAAGGATCTGTAGGTTAG
- the sufC gene encoding Fe-S cluster assembly ATPase SufC: MTNLETQLILEVKDLHASVEGQVILNGVNLKVKEGEIHAIMGRNGSGKSTLSKVIAGHPAYEITAGEITYRGKDLLNMEPEERAQAGIFLGFQYPVEIPGVSNLEFLRVATNARRKELNKEELDTFAFEDFVKEKLDIVQMNPSFLERSLNEGFSGGEKKRNEILQMAMLEPCISILDETDSGLDIDALRIVASGVKRLSKPTTSTILITHYQRLLNEITPDFVHVMSDGKIIRTGNKELAIKLEKSGYDWLEEEHENTRN; the protein is encoded by the coding sequence GTGACTAATCTAGAAACACAATTAATTCTTGAAGTAAAAGATCTTCATGCTTCTGTTGAAGGTCAAGTAATACTTAATGGAGTCAATCTGAAAGTAAAAGAAGGTGAAATTCATGCAATAATGGGAAGAAATGGCAGTGGCAAAAGCACTCTTTCTAAAGTTATCGCTGGTCACCCTGCTTACGAAATAACTGCTGGAGAAATTACTTATAGAGGCAAAGATTTACTCAACATGGAACCAGAAGAACGGGCACAAGCGGGAATCTTCTTAGGCTTTCAGTATCCAGTTGAAATACCTGGGGTTAGCAATCTTGAATTCCTAAGAGTTGCAACGAATGCGCGTCGTAAAGAACTCAACAAAGAAGAGCTAGACACTTTCGCTTTCGAAGACTTCGTTAAAGAAAAATTAGATATCGTCCAAATGAATCCTTCATTTTTAGAAAGAAGTCTTAATGAAGGTTTCTCAGGTGGAGAAAAGAAGCGTAACGAAATTCTTCAAATGGCAATGCTAGAGCCATGTATATCTATTCTTGATGAAACTGACTCAGGTCTTGATATAGATGCATTGAGGATTGTTGCATCAGGAGTCAAAAGATTGTCGAAACCAACAACATCAACAATATTAATAACCCACTATCAAAGACTTTTAAATGAGATTACTCCTGATTTTGTTCATGTAATGTCTGATGGGAAAATCATAAGGACAGGAAATAAAGAGCTAGCAATTAAATTAGAAAAATCAGGCTATGACTGGCTTGAAGAAGAGCATGAGAATACAAGGAACTAA
- the sufD gene encoding Fe-S cluster assembly protein SufD — protein sequence MIDSEISLKWLESLKEPNGKLKKIQENGRKNFYKINFPSNKDEDWRLININNLKSFLRVSKPKESKAKFKEQYPILKTTLKNIYKIELDPSNNLDKEKSLPKGIEKLTQSELDVYLGKAINDCKRDSSWPILLNESSANQVIGLKVKGNSLPIIEIVIPAIEDSVSSTRLIIKVEENTNLDLVQVILGSKDSAQSNLTEIIASKNSHINHGLIALGGGDASLLSNLAITQEVSSEYSFTFLQEGWRFSRLEPSFLQNSGGAKTTLKGLQISSKSQEICTHTWVRFNGPEGELDQLNKASAKDNSHTSFNGVVQVPRAAQKTKASQLSRNLMLSKRAKIDTKPELEIIADDVRCTHGATVSQLQEDELFYLMSRGIGSKQANKLLLEGYYKEILTGLPLYEDRWSFLNNLITENSK from the coding sequence ATGATTGACTCTGAAATATCTCTAAAATGGTTGGAATCTCTTAAGGAGCCAAATGGCAAACTGAAAAAGATTCAGGAAAATGGTCGAAAAAATTTTTATAAAATAAACTTTCCAAGTAATAAGGATGAAGATTGGAGACTAATTAATATTAATAATTTAAAAAGCTTTCTGAGAGTATCTAAACCTAAAGAATCGAAGGCGAAGTTCAAAGAGCAATATCCTATTCTTAAAACGACTTTAAAAAATATCTATAAAATTGAGCTAGATCCTTCCAATAATCTAGATAAAGAAAAATCCTTACCTAAAGGCATAGAAAAATTAACACAATCTGAGCTTGACGTATATTTAGGTAAGGCAATTAATGATTGCAAGCGTGATTCAAGTTGGCCTATTTTACTCAATGAATCCTCTGCAAATCAAGTTATTGGGTTAAAGGTAAAAGGCAATAGTTTACCCATCATTGAAATTGTTATTCCAGCAATAGAAGATTCCGTTAGTTCTACAAGACTAATTATAAAAGTCGAGGAAAATACAAATTTAGATTTGGTTCAAGTAATTCTTGGATCCAAAGATTCTGCTCAAAGTAACTTGACTGAGATAATTGCAAGCAAAAATTCACATATAAATCATGGCTTAATTGCCCTAGGAGGAGGGGATGCAAGTCTGCTTTCAAATTTAGCAATTACGCAAGAAGTCTCAAGTGAATATTCCTTTACATTCCTGCAAGAAGGCTGGAGATTTAGTCGATTAGAACCAAGTTTCTTACAAAATTCTGGTGGCGCAAAGACGACATTAAAAGGCCTGCAAATTTCTTCTAAAAGTCAAGAAATTTGCACTCATACCTGGGTACGTTTCAATGGTCCTGAAGGTGAGCTAGATCAATTAAATAAAGCATCGGCAAAAGATAATTCCCACACATCCTTCAATGGTGTAGTTCAGGTACCTAGAGCTGCACAAAAGACTAAAGCATCTCAATTAAGCAGGAATCTAATGCTTTCTAAGAGAGCTAAAATCGATACTAAACCAGAATTAGAAATTATTGCTGATGATGTTAGGTGTACTCATGGAGCAACTGTCAGTCAATTACAAGAAGATGAACTTTTTTATTTAATGAGTAGAGGAATTGGATCGAAGCAAGCAAACAAATTACTTCTTGAAGGTTATTACAAAGAAATTTTGACTGGCCTTCCATTATATGAAGATAGATGGTCATTTTTAAATAACCTTATAACTGAGAATAGCAAATGA
- a CDS encoding SufS family cysteine desulfurase has protein sequence MNNSKFTEKVREDFPLFSSFKKDNKKIIYLDHAATSQKPKQVIDALKNYYSFENANVHRGAHQLSAKATEAFEQARDITARFINAKTSKEIVFTRNATEAINLVANSWGEMSLREGDEILLTLMEHHSNIIPWQMIAKRKGCTIRYAGITENGELDLDDLRSKLTNKTRLISLVHISNTLGCCNPIKEISNLAHNLGALVCLDACQSLAHKNINVIDLNVDFLAGSSHKLCGPTGIGFLWSKENILDSMPPFLGGGEMIEDVFLEYSTWADLPHKFEAGTPAIGEAIGLGAALKYLESIGLESIQKYEREITEYLFEKLHSIEELNILGPNPINDQSRGALASFNVKGIHSNDIAELLDNQGICIRSGHHCCQPLHRYLGLNSTARASLSFTSTQEEIDIFTNELIKSINFIKNNS, from the coding sequence ATGAATAATTCAAAATTTACGGAAAAAGTGAGAGAAGATTTTCCATTATTCTCTTCATTTAAAAAAGACAATAAAAAGATTATTTATTTAGATCATGCGGCAACAAGTCAAAAACCTAAGCAAGTAATAGATGCTTTAAAAAACTATTACAGTTTTGAGAATGCCAATGTTCATAGAGGCGCACATCAACTAAGTGCTAAAGCAACTGAAGCATTTGAACAAGCAAGAGATATAACAGCTCGATTTATAAATGCTAAAACTTCTAAAGAAATTGTATTTACTAGAAATGCAACAGAAGCAATAAACTTAGTCGCTAATTCATGGGGGGAAATGAGCCTTAGAGAAGGAGATGAGATTCTTTTAACCTTAATGGAACATCATAGCAATATAATTCCCTGGCAAATGATTGCAAAGCGCAAGGGATGTACTATTAGATATGCAGGTATTACTGAGAATGGAGAGTTAGATCTTGATGATTTACGCTCTAAACTAACTAATAAAACACGTTTAATTAGTTTAGTACATATCAGTAATACACTTGGTTGTTGTAACCCAATAAAAGAAATTTCTAACTTAGCTCATAATCTCGGAGCACTAGTTTGTTTAGATGCTTGTCAAAGTTTGGCTCATAAAAACATTAACGTAATAGATTTAAATGTTGATTTTCTAGCAGGTTCATCTCATAAACTTTGTGGTCCTACTGGCATTGGTTTCTTATGGTCTAAAGAAAACATTCTTGACTCTATGCCTCCTTTTCTGGGTGGAGGAGAAATGATTGAGGATGTATTTTTAGAATACAGCACTTGGGCAGATCTACCGCATAAGTTTGAGGCAGGAACACCTGCGATAGGAGAAGCAATTGGTCTTGGTGCAGCATTAAAATATTTAGAATCCATTGGTTTAGAAAGCATTCAAAAGTATGAAAGAGAAATTACAGAATATTTATTCGAAAAATTACACAGTATAGAAGAGTTAAATATTCTTGGCCCCAATCCAATCAATGATCAAAGCCGCGGTGCTCTAGCATCCTTTAATGTCAAAGGTATTCATTCAAATGATATTGCTGAACTTTTAGATAATCAGGGAATTTGCATTCGAAGTGGGCATCATTGCTGTCAACCTCTTCACAGGTACTTAGGATTAAACTCAACTGCAAGGGCTAGTCTTAGCTTCACATCAACCCAAGAAGAAATTGATATTTTTACTAATGAACTTATAAAAAGTATTAATTTTATAAAAAATAATTCTTAA